Proteins from one Niallia circulans genomic window:
- a CDS encoding ABC transporter permease — translation MSSEVALKESFVIKKKTKLAVLGIGLVMPSFLTLLVLVIYPVALAIMESFQNEEDAFSLENYQYIFTEPLILQSIQHTLVITFISCFLTLAISYILAIYLNFSNSVVSKIINKLYFIPLFIPGVIAIYGFLNFYRDNGWVARIIGENNMPSIIYDMKGLLMINVWFNIPFTTMLLLSALQAIPRSVIESAKDTGASKFRLFIHFILPLSYKTMLVALTFLFMGLIGSFTAPFLIDRNAPQMLGVSMQQHFSVYNEIGQSSALAVFMFVLCSIVGYVYIQNNMKKSKKDLF, via the coding sequence ATGAGCAGTGAAGTTGCCTTAAAAGAGAGTTTTGTCATCAAGAAAAAAACAAAATTAGCAGTGTTAGGAATAGGGCTTGTTATGCCCTCTTTCCTAACGTTGCTTGTTTTAGTCATCTATCCAGTTGCCCTTGCAATCATGGAGAGCTTTCAAAATGAAGAGGATGCCTTTTCACTTGAGAACTATCAATATATTTTTACAGAGCCATTAATCTTGCAAAGCATCCAGCATACGCTAGTAATTACGTTCATTTCTTGTTTTCTAACACTAGCAATAAGCTATATATTAGCTATTTATCTTAACTTTAGTAACAGTGTTGTTTCTAAAATAATCAACAAGCTGTATTTCATCCCATTATTTATTCCGGGAGTTATCGCCATCTATGGATTTTTAAACTTTTATCGCGATAATGGCTGGGTTGCAAGAATCATTGGGGAAAACAATATGCCCTCAATTATTTATGACATGAAAGGCTTATTAATGATTAATGTGTGGTTTAATATTCCCTTTACAACCATGCTGTTATTATCTGCTTTACAAGCTATTCCTCGGTCTGTCATTGAAAGTGCAAAAGATACGGGGGCATCAAAGTTTAGGTTGTTTATTCATTTCATACTGCCTCTTTCCTATAAGACCATGCTTGTTGCTTTAACGTTTCTGTTTATGGGTTTAATCGGCAGCTTTACAGCACCATTCCTTATTGATCGGAATGCGCCGCAAATGCTTGGGGTATCCATGCAGCAGCATTTCTCCGTATACAATGAAATTGGCCAATCAAGCGCACTTGCAGTTTTTATGTTTGTACTTTGTTCTATTGTTGGCTATGTATATATCCAAAATAATATGAAAAAGTCAAAGAAGGATCTGTTCTAA
- a CDS encoding alpha-L-rhamnosidase — protein sequence MDKSIVVKNLKVENQHNPLGIDIRSPRFSWMIETEQNNVLQSAYHLIVTEEDGEEVWNTGKIDSDQSIWIPYKGPSLTARKCYLWKVRIWDNTGQISDWGRASWEMGLLDEDDWHAFWIEPEQEEAVEEPFITVQEMFLRGLKDKSLDEKAKDLRPPQLLRKKFAISGDIKKARLYVTSHGVYQLELNGSRVGNNEFAPDFTAYNVRLQYQTYDVTDLLASGNNAIGAVIADGWYIGRIQLTGHSCQFGNKLGLLMQLEIEYKDGTTERIVSDKQFVSSPGPWQYADLFIGEKYDANLEQSDWSCFDFNDQNWKTVKQVDYSLDNLVAQFGPNVRVMEELVPLSIHSETDGSQIIDFGQIIAGRIRIAIEAKNGDIITLQHSEVLDKDGKFFMNIIGRNKDQTDIYIARGSGTETYEPKFVFHGFRYVRVTGLIASIKKDAVRAIVLYSDMETTGHFECSDHRLNKLQHNIQWSQKTNMLSIPTDCPQRERAGWTGDLQVFAPTAAFNMDVYLFLERWLGDVRNEQFADGQIANFVPTGKYYVKECASMGQLSSAGWGDAIIIVPWVLYERYGDVRVLEQNYEAMAKWLQYVQHKAETEIPDSMTETDPTVLERQKYLWNTGFHFGDWLIPSIVESADENTGPMDSAILTKELVATCFYANSALLFAKIAELLGDKETAHTYYTLNKRIRKAFEEEYVDVNGRISAHFQGIYILALQMDMVSSKKRLLVAAQLAQLIKDNDHKLDTGFLSVPYLMDVLCTEGYEDIAYRLLYQTDCPSWLYEVDMGATTIWESWSAIKKDGTVGHMSFNHYAFGCIGDWLYREPGGIKHSSPGYKHSIIAPNVNVGMKSAKAVLKTGYGILSSAWERNNDFIKLEVNVPPNTTATVILNGENRVEVGSGFHHFQYESPAVLKAKA from the coding sequence ATGGATAAAAGTATAGTAGTAAAAAATTTAAAGGTGGAAAATCAACACAATCCTCTCGGCATTGATATCCGATCTCCTCGTTTTAGCTGGATGATTGAAACAGAGCAGAATAATGTGCTGCAGTCTGCCTACCATCTTATCGTGACAGAAGAGGATGGCGAGGAGGTTTGGAATACAGGAAAAATAGACAGTGATCAATCTATATGGATTCCATATAAAGGACCAAGTCTTACAGCAAGGAAATGTTATCTCTGGAAAGTGCGAATCTGGGATAATACAGGACAGATTTCTGATTGGGGCAGGGCATCATGGGAAATGGGACTGCTTGATGAAGACGATTGGCATGCTTTTTGGATTGAACCGGAACAGGAGGAAGCAGTCGAAGAGCCTTTTATTACAGTTCAGGAAATGTTTTTAAGGGGGTTAAAGGATAAAAGCTTGGATGAAAAAGCTAAGGACCTCCGGCCACCACAGCTTTTAAGAAAAAAATTCGCGATATCAGGTGACATAAAAAAAGCAAGGTTGTATGTAACAAGCCATGGTGTTTACCAGTTGGAGCTGAATGGCAGTCGGGTTGGGAATAATGAATTCGCCCCAGACTTTACGGCATATAATGTTCGCCTTCAATACCAAACATACGATGTGACAGATTTGCTTGCTTCTGGAAATAATGCAATCGGAGCAGTTATCGCAGATGGCTGGTATATTGGCCGGATTCAGCTGACAGGGCACAGCTGCCAATTCGGGAACAAACTTGGTTTGCTGATGCAGCTGGAGATAGAATATAAGGACGGAACGACAGAACGAATTGTTTCTGATAAGCAGTTTGTTTCAAGCCCAGGTCCATGGCAGTATGCTGATTTATTTATTGGCGAAAAATACGATGCCAACTTAGAACAGTCAGACTGGAGCTGTTTTGACTTTAATGATCAAAATTGGAAGACTGTGAAACAGGTAGACTATTCCCTTGATAATCTCGTTGCACAGTTTGGACCAAATGTGCGCGTTATGGAGGAACTTGTACCGCTATCCATTCATAGTGAAACGGACGGTTCCCAAATTATTGATTTTGGGCAAATCATTGCCGGCCGCATTCGGATTGCCATAGAAGCGAAGAATGGTGACATAATCACACTTCAGCATAGTGAGGTGCTGGATAAAGACGGCAAGTTCTTTATGAACATTATCGGTCGAAATAAGGATCAGACGGATATTTATATTGCCAGAGGAAGCGGTACGGAAACATATGAACCAAAATTTGTATTTCATGGCTTCCGCTATGTAAGAGTAACAGGTCTGATAGCATCTATAAAAAAAGACGCTGTGCGGGCAATCGTTCTATACAGTGATATGGAGACAACCGGCCATTTTGAATGCTCAGATCATCGCTTGAACAAGCTGCAGCATAATATTCAGTGGAGCCAGAAAACAAATATGCTGTCCATTCCGACAGATTGTCCACAAAGAGAAAGGGCAGGCTGGACAGGTGATTTGCAAGTTTTCGCACCAACAGCTGCTTTTAACATGGACGTATATCTATTTTTGGAACGCTGGCTTGGTGATGTTAGAAACGAACAGTTTGCCGATGGTCAAATTGCCAACTTTGTACCGACTGGAAAATATTATGTCAAGGAATGCGCAAGCATGGGGCAGCTTTCCAGCGCAGGCTGGGGAGATGCGATTATTATTGTTCCATGGGTGCTGTATGAGCGCTATGGCGATGTACGTGTGTTAGAACAAAACTATGAGGCAATGGCAAAATGGCTGCAATATGTTCAACATAAAGCAGAAACAGAAATACCGGATTCAATGACAGAAACGGACCCGACTGTATTGGAAAGACAAAAGTACTTGTGGAATACAGGCTTTCACTTTGGCGATTGGCTTATTCCAAGCATAGTCGAAAGTGCGGATGAAAATACAGGACCGATGGACAGTGCAATTCTTACAAAAGAGCTTGTGGCAACTTGTTTTTATGCAAATTCTGCCCTGCTTTTCGCTAAAATAGCTGAACTGCTTGGAGACAAGGAGACTGCTCATACCTACTACACACTAAACAAACGTATTCGCAAAGCCTTTGAGGAGGAGTATGTTGACGTAAATGGCAGAATTAGCGCTCACTTTCAAGGAATTTATATTTTGGCACTGCAAATGGACATGGTCTCAAGCAAAAAACGCCTGCTAGTTGCGGCACAATTAGCACAATTGATTAAAGACAATGACCATAAATTAGATACAGGTTTTTTATCTGTTCCGTATTTAATGGATGTGCTGTGCACCGAAGGCTATGAAGATATTGCATATCGCCTATTGTATCAAACAGATTGTCCTTCATGGCTTTACGAGGTGGATATGGGAGCGACGACTATTTGGGAATCGTGGTCAGCTATAAAAAAAGACGGAACTGTTGGACATATGTCCTTTAACCATTATGCCTTCGGATGTATTGGCGATTGGCTTTACCGAGAGCCAGGGGGAATCAAGCATAGCTCACCAGGCTATAAGCATAGTATAATCGCGCCAAATGTAAATGTTGGAATGAAGAGTGCTAAAGCAGTATTAAAAACAGGATATGGCATCCTGTCCTCCGCTTGGGAAAGAAACAACGACTTCATAAAGCTAGAAGTAAACGTACCGCCAAATACGACCGCAACAGTTATACTAAATGGGGAAAATCGAGTGGAAGTAGGAAGCGGTTTCCATCATTTCCAATATGAAAGTCCTGCTGTTTTAAAGGCAAAAGCATAG
- a CDS encoding extracellular solute-binding protein produces MRTSKSLKRLLTGTLLAVSTFSLVACNSSETNSAASGNDVTKISLYSSGSQNVETFWETVIPKFEEAHKDIDVNFVFVPSGTGGQATIDRIVAAKKANKDSEIDIYEGALADILRSDDEGGLFYELSTDSIENLENVQAENLEGTQNLAVPYRASSVVLAYNSDKVKDVPDTAAELNAWIEKNPGRFAYNDPNTGGAGSSFVLSTVYNELDDNAMNVQDESIMESWDKGIQILKDMAPNLYKSGVYPKKNQGTIDLLANGEVDMIPAWSDMALEQINSKLLPDTTELKQIDPAFTGGPAYLMAVDNGNEERKEASETFLDYVLTQDVQKLVIDTMYGYPGIKWELLPAEDQKKFEAVSGGYRTFNGGDLASELMKVWQKEVASQ; encoded by the coding sequence ATGAGAACGTCTAAATCATTAAAAAGATTGCTAACAGGAACATTATTGGCTGTAAGTACCTTTTCATTAGTTGCGTGTAATTCTAGTGAGACAAACAGTGCGGCAAGTGGAAATGACGTAACTAAAATATCGCTGTACAGTTCAGGCTCTCAAAATGTTGAGACTTTCTGGGAAACGGTTATTCCTAAATTTGAAGAAGCCCATAAGGATATTGATGTGAATTTCGTGTTCGTTCCATCTGGGACTGGTGGACAGGCTACAATTGATCGAATCGTTGCAGCTAAAAAGGCAAATAAAGATTCCGAGATTGATATATATGAGGGAGCACTTGCTGATATCCTCCGCAGTGATGACGAAGGTGGACTATTTTATGAGCTTTCAACAGATTCTATTGAGAATCTAGAGAATGTTCAAGCTGAAAATTTAGAGGGTACTCAAAATCTGGCAGTTCCTTATCGTGCATCATCAGTAGTACTTGCCTACAATTCAGACAAAGTAAAGGATGTACCGGACACAGCGGCAGAATTGAATGCTTGGATAGAAAAAAATCCAGGTCGCTTTGCTTACAATGATCCAAATACAGGTGGGGCAGGAAGCTCATTTGTCCTTTCAACTGTTTATAACGAGCTTGATGACAATGCTATGAATGTTCAAGATGAAAGTATTATGGAAAGTTGGGACAAAGGCATTCAAATCCTAAAGGACATGGCACCAAACCTTTATAAATCAGGAGTTTATCCTAAAAAAAATCAAGGGACGATTGACCTGCTTGCTAATGGAGAGGTTGATATGATTCCGGCTTGGTCTGATATGGCTTTAGAACAAATTAATTCAAAATTATTGCCGGATACTACTGAACTAAAACAAATTGATCCAGCATTTACTGGCGGTCCAGCCTATTTAATGGCTGTGGATAATGGTAATGAAGAACGTAAGGAAGCGTCAGAAACATTCCTTGATTATGTACTAACTCAAGATGTGCAGAAATTGGTTATTGACACAATGTACGGCTATCCAGGGATTAAGTGGGAGCTATTACCAGCAGAGGATCAAAAGAAGTTTGAAGCAGTAAGTGGCGGTTACCGTACCTTTAACGGCGGCGATTTAGCGAGTGAATTAATGAAAGTCTGGCAAAAAGAGGTTGCAAGTCAATGA
- a CDS encoding GntR family transcriptional regulator codes for MQPLYISIKEKIEADMHSGKLKSGDRLPSEIVLAAEFKVSRETVRSAIRLLEEMGKVYVKHGVGTFVVNPLPKTPNSLEQLMSVTSMIKYAGLEDGEKRERIKLDNPTEEWIKLLQLKDDEEVIIHERIRTANEEPVVFSQNVIAESLSKKKMINQGPIGSLFDYLKQECNIDIARATTEIVVPLHTDRNCHKLLIHPETTVLLLKQLHYDYQNRPVLYSLDYFRNDVFTFTVNRTR; via the coding sequence GTGCAACCTCTATACATATCCATAAAAGAAAAGATTGAGGCAGATATGCATTCAGGCAAACTAAAGTCAGGGGACCGGTTGCCTTCTGAAATAGTGCTTGCAGCAGAATTTAAGGTCAGCCGAGAAACCGTCCGGTCCGCAATCCGCTTGCTTGAAGAAATGGGCAAGGTTTATGTTAAGCATGGGGTAGGGACATTTGTTGTTAACCCGTTGCCTAAAACACCAAATAGCCTAGAACAGCTTATGAGTGTAACTTCCATGATAAAGTATGCCGGCTTAGAGGACGGAGAAAAACGCGAAAGAATCAAGCTTGATAATCCTACGGAGGAATGGATAAAACTTCTTCAACTGAAAGATGATGAAGAGGTCATCATTCATGAAAGAATCCGAACGGCAAACGAAGAACCTGTTGTGTTTTCTCAGAATGTCATAGCGGAATCACTTAGTAAGAAAAAGATGATCAATCAAGGCCCGATTGGATCTTTATTCGATTACTTAAAACAAGAGTGCAATATTGATATTGCAAGAGCTACAACGGAAATTGTTGTTCCCCTTCATACGGATCGTAATTGTCATAAGCTTCTTATTCATCCAGAAACAACCGTTTTATTACTAAAGCAACTTCATTACGATTATCAAAATCGCCCAGTTTTATATTCATTGGATTATTTTAGAAACGATGTATTTACATTTACTGTGAATAGAACAAGATAA
- a CDS encoding ABC transporter permease, translating to MLWYFRTLGKGKIVEFILLAIFLLFFFGPLLNLLLLAFSGEWQYPDVLPKSWSLEWWSFVLADESIIRSMWLSFLIAAIVTLISLIICIPAAYAFARISFPLRRFFLFSFLLTNAFPKMGLYVAIAVLFYQYSLMNTFIGIILIHLINTLMLMTWIPSAAFENVHRSQEESARDAGASPLKVFWYITLPMAKPGIIVASVFTFLSSLDEAQGTLLVGIPDYKTMPVIMYSIIADYPSTAGAVFSVILTLPTIILLFAARKFVGADSFANGMRLK from the coding sequence ATATTGTGGTATTTTAGAACACTTGGTAAGGGGAAAATAGTTGAATTCATTCTACTTGCGATTTTCCTGCTATTCTTTTTTGGGCCTTTATTAAATTTACTGTTACTAGCATTTTCTGGTGAGTGGCAATATCCTGATGTTTTGCCAAAGTCTTGGTCATTGGAATGGTGGAGCTTCGTTTTAGCAGATGAGTCGATCATAAGGTCAATGTGGTTATCTTTTCTTATTGCAGCCATTGTCACCTTGATTTCTCTTATTATTTGTATTCCGGCAGCATACGCGTTTGCACGCATCAGTTTTCCACTAAGAAGGTTTTTTCTATTCTCCTTCTTGCTGACTAATGCTTTTCCGAAAATGGGCTTATATGTGGCAATCGCCGTTTTGTTTTATCAATACAGTCTGATGAATACATTCATTGGGATTATATTAATACATCTAATTAATACGCTTATGCTCATGACATGGATTCCTTCTGCGGCATTTGAAAATGTGCATCGTTCGCAAGAGGAATCTGCTCGCGATGCTGGGGCATCACCATTAAAGGTATTCTGGTACATCACATTGCCAATGGCTAAGCCTGGCATTATCGTGGCGTCTGTTTTTACCTTCTTATCTTCTTTAGATGAAGCACAGGGAACCTTACTTGTAGGAATACCAGATTATAAAACGATGCCAGTTATTATGTATTCGATCATAGCGGACTATCCAAGTACAGCAGGTGCAGTGTTTTCGGTAATATTGACACTTCCAACGATCATTCTGCTCTTTGCCGCTAGAAAATTTGTTGGAGCAGATTCATTTGCAAACGGTATGCGTCTTAAATAA
- a CDS encoding ABC transporter ATP-binding protein codes for MTISLSITNLSKIYPTGEGVKSFSLDIQNGEMVTLLGPSGCGKSTVLRSVGGFVEPNEGAILIEGKQVNHLPPEKRPSAMVFQSYNLWPHMTVFNNLAFSLKLKKMKKAHIIDKVNWALNLVQLQGYEKKFPSELSGGQQQRVALARALLLEPKVLLLDEPFSALDAKLRHELREELREIQAKQQLTMLFVTHDQEEALSISDRIVVMNKGEVEQIDSPQNIYNYPASLFVAQFIGKMNFLTGYAEGNKIHIGSLTFPNMNRYRKSVTVAVRPEDVVLASEVEKGLEAMVEKVMMLGHYAEVSLKTEFGILKMFVDRSQISQYKMLQNIRITFATIQTFTDKQDIHTNGYSKIPNLTKEEIEVYENV; via the coding sequence GTGACAATAAGCTTATCCATAACTAATTTAAGCAAGATTTATCCAACAGGGGAAGGTGTTAAAAGTTTTTCCTTGGATATTCAAAATGGGGAAATGGTTACATTACTTGGACCTTCAGGATGCGGTAAATCTACGGTTTTGCGAAGTGTTGGCGGATTCGTTGAGCCTAATGAAGGGGCCATTTTAATCGAGGGGAAACAAGTAAATCATCTTCCTCCTGAAAAGAGGCCAAGTGCGATGGTTTTTCAAAGCTATAATTTATGGCCGCATATGACTGTCTTTAATAATTTAGCATTTAGTTTAAAGCTGAAGAAAATGAAGAAAGCTCATATTATCGATAAAGTGAACTGGGCATTAAATTTAGTACAACTACAAGGCTATGAAAAGAAGTTTCCAAGTGAGTTGTCAGGAGGTCAGCAACAAAGGGTTGCTCTAGCACGGGCATTGCTTCTTGAACCGAAAGTGCTCTTGCTGGATGAACCATTTTCTGCACTTGATGCAAAACTAAGGCATGAGTTACGGGAAGAACTTCGAGAAATTCAAGCAAAACAGCAGCTTACTATGCTCTTTGTGACACATGACCAAGAAGAAGCATTATCCATTTCTGATCGAATTGTTGTTATGAACAAAGGAGAAGTGGAGCAAATTGATTCCCCGCAAAATATTTATAATTATCCTGCATCCTTGTTTGTTGCTCAATTTATTGGAAAGATGAACTTCCTGACAGGTTATGCGGAGGGAAACAAAATTCATATCGGGTCTCTTACCTTTCCTAACATGAATCGCTATAGAAAATCGGTGACTGTTGCTGTCAGACCAGAGGATGTTGTGCTTGCAAGTGAAGTAGAAAAGGGCCTTGAGGCAATGGTTGAAAAAGTGATGATGTTAGGTCATTACGCAGAGGTCAGCTTGAAAACAGAGTTTGGAATACTAAAAATGTTTGTTGATCGCAGTCAAATAAGTCAATACAAAATGCTCCAAAATATCCGCATAACTTTCGCAACAATTCAAACCTTTACAGATAAACAGGACATACATACTAATGGTTATTCCAAAATACCAAATCTAACTAAAGAGGAGATTGAAGTATATGAGAACGTCTAA